The Streptomyces griseiscabiei genome includes a window with the following:
- a CDS encoding helicase C-terminal domain-containing protein, which produces MTQDVVEAQSRFVDWLDSQVTAEGRGDRDNVLDADPAGVYWLGRLAPESEAAAVRRERRMDPCAIGLRVRPEAEGPWTLRARLRALAWNQVRGSEGRGEKWEKTASIDVVVPIEVPLGAAGVAFGRRQIAEALDVAGAVGSCAEVRVTDESWRGSPELVVELVNTTPEGSRQRGERHLFEVELTVLDLRTAPFLLESLPESFRYDRRLPAIGINCGVALRGSNELVTTDQVVVDRYRPEYTFERTSAGVLPLTFEHLAQEPVATLARLVEAYEAWGLEHWSAEALQRRATEESWKPEMLQEAVGAAAEHTAELQRLRAGVAVLERDADLRQAFQLMNRAMRRAVRGRYAGWRPFQIGFILSVLPSLMNEGEDWQQVEIVWFATGGGKTETYLGLLVLAAFYDRLRGKVAGITAWSRFPLRMLSLQQTQRFADALAAAELVRREHEIGGERISLGYFIGAGATPNEIPIAPTDYNPIDVDEPRMADRYQVLTACPFCGSKEIRMKFHRGDWTLRHLCAAPGCPSDGEPLPVYVVDQEIYRFLPTVVIGTLDKAALIAMQGGMRGFFEGPAGRCSRPGHGFTYAKRAKRPTGCLVPDCPGETTPLAPRDRARFAPSFRLQDELHLLRDSLGAVDSHYESLLDALQTELTGRAPKIIASSATLTGFERQVEVLYNRRGRVFPVPGPSARESFWSRETDRLLRRFVAVWPRGVTLEWVSDRTTTILQQSVRRLHDEPQAVCAEAGVDPVHVPMLLNLYGTHVVYGNTVRDVEAARRSLGTQVPVTPLNAAQLTGQTPFEEVRETLQRLLRPETNFLDRLHVITASSMISHGVDVDRLNVMTVLGVPLTTAEFIQATARVGRAHPGLVYVIHKIGRERDSAVFSQFRPFIEQGDRFVEPIPITRASRRVLELTTSAAIESRRLFVHEPRSAGGRLTTVDLLRKYTAQTGLTAEEEARACTAALGVNEEHHLAFTDVTRQLETYFMRLENPGDGAKWPNQLLARAPMRSLRDVEAQIPVSDD; this is translated from the coding sequence GTGACGCAGGACGTGGTGGAGGCGCAGAGCCGGTTCGTGGACTGGCTCGACAGCCAGGTAACCGCAGAAGGGCGGGGGGACCGGGACAACGTCTTGGACGCGGACCCGGCCGGGGTGTACTGGTTGGGCCGGCTGGCTCCGGAAAGTGAAGCGGCCGCCGTACGCAGAGAGCGGCGCATGGACCCGTGCGCGATTGGCCTGCGAGTGCGGCCCGAGGCCGAGGGGCCGTGGACACTGCGGGCACGCCTGCGTGCGCTGGCCTGGAACCAGGTGCGCGGTTCGGAGGGGCGAGGCGAGAAGTGGGAGAAGACGGCATCGATCGACGTAGTGGTGCCGATCGAAGTCCCATTGGGTGCCGCAGGAGTGGCCTTCGGCAGGCGTCAGATCGCCGAGGCCCTGGACGTGGCGGGTGCGGTGGGCTCGTGCGCGGAGGTGCGCGTAACGGACGAGTCTTGGCGCGGCAGCCCTGAGCTCGTGGTGGAACTCGTCAACACCACGCCTGAGGGCTCGCGTCAGCGAGGCGAGCGCCATCTCTTCGAAGTAGAGCTGACGGTCCTGGACCTGCGGACCGCCCCTTTCCTACTGGAATCCCTTCCCGAGAGCTTCCGCTACGACCGGCGTTTGCCGGCCATCGGCATCAACTGTGGTGTTGCTCTCCGGGGCTCCAATGAACTTGTTACCACCGATCAGGTGGTTGTCGATCGATATCGCCCTGAATACACCTTTGAGCGGACCAGCGCCGGGGTGTTGCCGCTGACCTTCGAGCATCTAGCCCAAGAGCCGGTGGCCACCCTCGCCCGGCTGGTGGAGGCGTATGAGGCTTGGGGACTCGAGCACTGGTCCGCAGAAGCCTTGCAACGCCGCGCCACAGAGGAGTCTTGGAAGCCGGAGATGCTCCAAGAAGCCGTGGGAGCCGCTGCGGAGCACACGGCCGAACTCCAGCGGCTACGTGCAGGCGTGGCCGTTCTGGAACGGGACGCCGATCTACGTCAAGCCTTCCAGCTCATGAATCGCGCCATGCGCCGCGCGGTCCGCGGGCGCTACGCGGGCTGGCGCCCGTTCCAGATCGGTTTCATTCTCTCAGTGCTGCCCTCCTTGATGAACGAGGGCGAAGATTGGCAGCAGGTTGAGATCGTGTGGTTCGCCACCGGAGGCGGCAAGACCGAGACGTATCTCGGTCTGCTTGTCCTAGCCGCCTTTTATGATCGACTGCGCGGGAAGGTCGCGGGCATCACGGCCTGGAGTCGATTCCCTCTACGGATGCTGTCCCTTCAACAGACCCAGCGCTTCGCAGACGCCCTAGCCGCAGCCGAGCTGGTGCGGCGTGAACACGAGATTGGGGGGGAGCGGATTTCTTTGGGGTACTTCATCGGCGCGGGCGCGACCCCCAACGAAATTCCTATCGCGCCCACCGATTACAACCCCATCGACGTGGACGAGCCTCGTATGGCGGACCGCTACCAGGTTCTCACCGCCTGCCCGTTCTGCGGGTCGAAGGAGATCCGCATGAAGTTCCACCGCGGTGACTGGACCCTGCGTCATCTGTGCGCGGCACCTGGGTGCCCCAGTGATGGCGAGCCGCTACCGGTGTATGTCGTCGACCAGGAGATCTACCGCTTCCTGCCCACCGTCGTTATCGGCACTCTGGACAAGGCCGCACTGATTGCCATGCAGGGAGGCATGCGGGGCTTCTTCGAGGGACCGGCCGGACGCTGCTCACGCCCCGGCCATGGGTTCACGTACGCGAAGCGCGCTAAGCGGCCAACCGGCTGCCTGGTCCCCGATTGCCCCGGCGAGACCACGCCGCTGGCACCTAGGGACCGCGCGCGATTCGCCCCCTCCTTCCGGCTGCAAGACGAACTGCACCTGCTACGTGACTCCCTGGGCGCGGTGGACTCCCACTACGAGTCATTGCTGGACGCCCTGCAGACGGAGCTCACCGGTAGAGCCCCGAAAATTATTGCCTCGTCGGCGACTCTGACGGGATTCGAGCGTCAGGTAGAGGTTCTGTACAACCGACGCGGCCGGGTATTTCCGGTTCCTGGCCCCTCTGCTCGCGAGTCCTTTTGGTCTCGTGAGACGGATCGACTGCTCCGCAGGTTCGTCGCAGTGTGGCCGCGCGGAGTCACACTTGAGTGGGTCTCAGACCGGACCACGACCATCCTCCAGCAGTCTGTGCGCCGTCTACATGACGAGCCCCAGGCCGTATGCGCCGAGGCAGGCGTTGACCCCGTCCACGTGCCCATGCTTCTGAACCTCTATGGCACTCATGTGGTGTACGGCAACACGGTGCGTGATGTTGAGGCCGCCAGGCGCTCCCTCGGAACACAGGTCCCCGTGACGCCTCTCAACGCCGCCCAACTCACCGGTCAGACCCCATTCGAGGAAGTCCGCGAGACCCTGCAACGCCTCTTGCGTCCTGAGACGAATTTCCTTGACCGCCTGCACGTGATCACCGCGTCCTCGATGATCTCGCACGGCGTGGACGTCGACAGGCTGAATGTGATGACTGTGCTCGGCGTGCCGCTGACAACTGCGGAGTTCATTCAGGCCACGGCCCGCGTGGGGCGCGCCCATCCCGGCTTGGTGTACGTCATCCACAAGATCGGCCGCGAACGGGATTCCGCCGTTTTCTCTCAGTTCAGGCCCTTCATCGAGCAGGGCGACCGCTTCGTAGAACCCATTCCCATCACCCGCGCCAGCCGTCGTGTGCTGGAGCTAACCACCAGCGCGGCAATCGAGTCCCGCCGTCTCTTCGTCCACGAACCGCGTTCGGCTGGCGGACGGCTGACCACCGTGGACCTGCTCCGGAAGTACACCGCCCAGACGGGCTTGACCGCTGAGGAGGAGGCGCGGGCCTGCACCGCCGCCCTGGGCGTGAATGAAGAACACCATCTGGCCTTCACCGACGTGACCCGTCAGCTCGAGACGTACTTCATGCGCCTGGAGAACCCTGGAGACGGAGCCAAGTGGCCCAATCAACTGCTCGCACGCGCACCCATGCGTTCCCTGCGTGATGTCGAAGCCCAGATCCCCGTCAGCGACGACTGA
- a CDS encoding TIGR04141 family sporadically distributed protein has translation MAPEGNGLAGIDHDEVGPTPDDQCPGPPAGVRARVGPGSDQGLVPHTPGGGRTDMTLIPGGASVWSLGIAEHAQIVRRLGGPLDDIPLTISRDNPTKVTSPEGGAGLRLRLGVESTDLIADICAVARVLREDKPSPEPEFVEHAVPLDDPGLLTRLEAILDDLLGQEPAGRTTVAVPADHWDDYEAAQAFRARVNSDAAGRSTDDFDLGYVLCRASVQRAGSRVAALREGTVILYRHGRADRADEIRTSSALRWIEAAVSLASHRFFLMDDHWYEIDQEYLKTIRSHADRLITDSPSVDLPRGSRCRPHRSPEAHRGRSHPSLARCSSAVTQPGRDAYARTERRQEIAPRGAAGSRISKITPSWLPSQGRKANQARC, from the coding sequence ATGGCGCCAGAGGGGAATGGCCTTGCGGGCATCGACCACGACGAGGTCGGGCCGACGCCAGACGACCAGTGCCCAGGCCCCCCCGCCGGAGTCCGAGCCCGAGTCGGCCCAGGCTCCGACCAGGGCCTGGTGCCGCACACCCCGGGCGGAGGGCGAACCGACATGACCCTGATCCCGGGCGGAGCCTCGGTGTGGAGCCTCGGCATCGCCGAGCACGCCCAGATCGTGCGCCGCCTCGGCGGCCCCCTGGACGACATCCCCCTCACCATCTCCCGGGACAATCCGACGAAGGTCACCAGCCCCGAGGGCGGTGCCGGCCTGCGCCTGCGGCTCGGTGTGGAGAGCACCGACCTCATCGCCGACATCTGTGCGGTCGCCCGTGTGCTGCGCGAGGACAAGCCCAGCCCGGAGCCGGAGTTCGTCGAGCACGCGGTACCCCTCGACGATCCCGGCCTCCTCACCCGACTGGAGGCCATCCTCGACGACCTCCTGGGCCAGGAGCCCGCCGGGAGGACCACCGTCGCGGTCCCCGCCGACCACTGGGACGACTACGAGGCTGCCCAGGCGTTCAGGGCCAGGGTCAACAGCGACGCGGCGGGCCGGTCGACCGACGACTTCGACCTCGGCTACGTCCTCTGCCGGGCCAGCGTCCAGCGTGCGGGCAGCCGCGTAGCCGCGCTCCGGGAAGGGACCGTGATCCTCTATCGGCACGGCCGCGCCGACCGGGCCGACGAGATCCGGACGTCCAGCGCCCTCCGGTGGATCGAGGCGGCGGTGTCCCTCGCCTCCCACCGGTTCTTCCTGATGGACGACCACTGGTACGAGATCGACCAGGAGTATCTGAAGACGATCCGCTCGCACGCCGACCGCCTGATCACCGACTCCCCGTCCGTGGACCTGCCCCGTGGATCTCGGTGTCGTCCTCACCGGTCACCCGAAGCACACCGAGGAAGAAGTCACCCTTCGCTCGCCCGCTGTAGCAGTGCAGTGACTCAGCCCGGGCGCGATGCGTACGCCCGCACCGAGAGGAGGCAGGAGATCGCTCCTCGGGGAGCCGCCGGGAGCCGGATCTCGAAGATCACCCCCAGCTGGCTCCCAAGCCAGGGTCGCAAAGCAAATCAGGCCCGGTGCTGA
- a CDS encoding restriction endonuclease subunit S, with product MEADADQVDSGKGAWRTTSIKHERIHGRIYTTSGFLDDDVPADRTAGVVSSTFVQNGRILSPRAKECRPGGSPPSRAILEEGDLAVVLVRRVGDSALVTAEHAGCTATRSIGIIRAEPHLVRWLRIWLQTPTAKARIDEDVTAHVEPTVSLDTLHRMLFPLPPPDVINAYHQAFGLIEETTALYQETARKAVELADALHDDWAVTIPPWETRPLAKVAKSRTGKGSERSLPPPPAEPTADVTGAVAPKDLYDLPVPHVQRFRLSSPANDGEVHPPGTLLLSTRSDGAHIAVPSRPVTPLRGVVAVRPAEDEDGWWLLHELRSRSSAITRLAQGQNGREISAGALKRLEVTWPDRFTRTEFHAMADPLHTASRLLVAKIATLHTLRDALLRDISAKAGILREPTTTR from the coding sequence ATGGAAGCCGATGCCGACCAGGTCGACTCGGGTAAAGGGGCTTGGCGGACGACCTCCATCAAGCATGAGCGGATCCACGGGCGCATCTACACCACTTCGGGTTTCCTCGATGACGACGTGCCTGCCGATCGGACTGCGGGAGTCGTCAGCTCGACGTTCGTCCAGAACGGCAGGATCCTCTCGCCCAGGGCCAAGGAGTGTCGCCCCGGCGGATCCCCGCCCAGCCGGGCAATCCTCGAGGAAGGCGACCTGGCCGTCGTACTCGTCCGACGGGTGGGCGATTCCGCGCTGGTCACCGCCGAGCACGCCGGATGTACAGCGACCAGGTCCATCGGCATCATCCGCGCTGAGCCGCACCTGGTGCGGTGGCTCCGTATCTGGCTTCAGACACCGACGGCGAAGGCTCGCATCGACGAGGACGTGACAGCACATGTCGAGCCCACCGTCAGTCTCGACACCCTCCACCGCATGCTGTTTCCACTGCCTCCACCAGACGTCATCAACGCGTATCACCAGGCCTTCGGCCTCATCGAGGAGACGACCGCCCTCTACCAGGAGACCGCACGCAAGGCCGTGGAACTGGCCGACGCCCTTCACGACGACTGGGCGGTGACGATTCCGCCATGGGAGACACGGCCGCTCGCGAAAGTCGCCAAGTCGAGGACGGGCAAAGGTTCTGAGCGTTCGCTTCCTCCGCCGCCCGCCGAACCCACCGCCGACGTAACCGGTGCAGTGGCCCCTAAAGATCTCTACGACCTCCCCGTGCCCCATGTCCAGAGGTTCCGTCTGAGCAGTCCAGCGAACGACGGCGAGGTACATCCTCCCGGCACCTTGTTGCTGAGCACCCGCTCCGACGGTGCACACATCGCTGTGCCGAGCCGACCGGTGACACCTCTCAGAGGCGTTGTGGCTGTACGACCTGCTGAGGACGAGGACGGTTGGTGGCTGCTCCACGAACTCAGGAGCAGGAGCAGCGCCATCACGCGGCTGGCGCAGGGTCAGAACGGGCGGGAAATCTCCGCCGGCGCCCTCAAGCGCCTGGAGGTCACCTGGCCGGACCGGTTCACGCGCACCGAGTTCCACGCTATGGCCGATCCCCTGCACACGGCGTCGCGACTCCTGGTCGCCAAGATCGCGACGCTGCACACCCTGCGGGACGCGCTCCTGCGCGACATCTCAGCGAAGGCCGGCATCCTCCGGGAACCGACAACGACGCGGTGA
- a CDS encoding sigma-70 family RNA polymerase sigma factor: protein MEDVVEACVEALMEDSERLGQLERAHVVQVASRRGIDPQQVGRVITVLREYGVLSEEPGGEGADRGGIRTDTGPTAFSGDNQSDTYPGRIGRHRILAAEEEVALGRRIQMGLRAAESAEGGEVSDEVAELVRDGETARRVLVRHNVRLAIDIARRHLPSAGDLELDDLIQDGVLGLNRAAEKFDPTRGYKFSTYASWWVRQSVSRAIANTSSAVRLPVHVRDDLRRVQQYARRFEERNGRSATVAELAEGLSEKREEIKALLDYSAPIIHLDIPVDEEGCATLGDLVLAAKAERPEDEIIRRLLKEQILTTISTLLDGTDPRLARLLEGRFGLDGEDPMTLDALGKEFGCTREWVRQLEKKLLERLRDNCRLRQLTLEFLAMEAA from the coding sequence GTGGAAGACGTGGTCGAAGCCTGCGTCGAGGCGCTTATGGAGGACAGCGAGCGTCTGGGCCAGCTTGAGCGTGCTCACGTGGTTCAGGTTGCGAGCCGTCGAGGCATCGATCCGCAGCAGGTGGGGCGTGTCATCACGGTGCTGCGCGAGTACGGGGTGCTGAGCGAAGAACCGGGGGGCGAGGGTGCAGATCGCGGTGGGATCAGGACGGACACCGGGCCGACGGCGTTCAGCGGAGACAACCAGTCAGATACCTATCCGGGACGGATCGGGCGCCACCGCATCTTGGCGGCTGAGGAGGAAGTGGCGCTGGGCCGACGCATCCAGATGGGACTACGGGCAGCGGAGTCCGCAGAGGGCGGTGAGGTGTCGGATGAAGTGGCTGAGCTGGTACGTGACGGTGAGACGGCTCGCAGGGTGCTCGTCCGGCACAACGTGCGCCTGGCTATCGATATCGCGAGGCGGCACTTGCCGAGCGCGGGCGACCTGGAGCTTGACGACCTGATCCAGGACGGAGTCCTGGGGCTCAACCGTGCAGCGGAGAAGTTCGATCCAACGCGGGGCTACAAGTTCTCGACGTACGCCAGTTGGTGGGTGCGGCAATCGGTAAGCCGGGCCATCGCGAACACTAGCTCTGCGGTCCGCTTGCCGGTGCACGTCCGCGACGACCTGCGGCGTGTGCAGCAGTACGCGCGCCGTTTCGAGGAGCGCAACGGACGGTCCGCGACAGTGGCGGAGCTGGCCGAGGGACTGAGTGAGAAGCGAGAGGAGATCAAAGCTCTGTTGGACTACTCCGCCCCCATCATCCACCTGGATATCCCAGTGGACGAGGAAGGTTGTGCCACTCTCGGCGATCTGGTGCTTGCCGCCAAGGCGGAACGGCCGGAGGACGAGATCATCCGCCGGCTCTTGAAGGAGCAGATCCTCACGACCATCAGCACTCTGCTCGACGGCACCGATCCACGTCTGGCGCGGTTGTTGGAGGGCCGCTTCGGACTGGATGGCGAGGATCCCATGACGCTCGACGCGTTGGGCAAGGAGTTTGGCTGCACCCGCGAGTGGGTGCGTCAACTGGAGAAGAAGTTGCTTGAGCGGCTGCGGGATAACTGCCGCCTCAGGCAACTAACGCTGGAATTCTTGGCGATGGAGGCGGCGTGA
- a CDS encoding DEAD/DEAH box helicase family protein gives MSAAFLTAAELRDGGPEGLTKALERTLWHLGFHDVRVIDGAHDHGADLLAVRDREQWVFQSKWKAHGTADHAGVDDLERARTHYRADKAVLVTNTNITASAETRRRALAGIGVDIALWHGATLDTIGQRMPDHVPAPYTLRPYQEQAVAAIERDLDAEGTALLVLATGLGKTVVGGEVIGDLLAARPDARVLVVAHMRDLVGQLEKALWRHLPKSVPTRLLTGESKPRALDGVVVATIESALSAVRTGYEPDLIMIDETHHVAETGRFAKLLDLCGTAGRFGVTATPWRGDKFDITARFGRPSFKMGIAEGMAAGYLSAVDYKLYADGVDWDSVQDISRHGYSIKDLNRRLFLPQRDEEIVEHLRTAWRETAEPRAIVFCQAIEHAEHMAGLLAVSDPAWANTSYLHSGLPKRHRDVLLNEFRLGRVPVITCVDVFNEGVDVPDVNLIAFLRVTHSRRIFVQQLGRGLRLSPGKKALKVLDFVTDIRRAAAVLNLRRTLEAEETEHLELPHVSRIEFQDETVGSLMDMWIQDAADLETAADEVRLQFPLPKGIL, from the coding sequence GTGAGTGCCGCGTTCTTGACGGCCGCCGAACTTCGCGACGGCGGCCCGGAGGGACTAACCAAGGCGCTCGAACGGACCTTGTGGCATTTGGGATTCCACGACGTCCGCGTCATAGACGGCGCCCACGACCATGGCGCCGACCTGCTGGCGGTCCGCGACCGCGAGCAGTGGGTGTTCCAGAGCAAGTGGAAGGCGCATGGCACGGCCGACCACGCGGGCGTCGACGACCTCGAACGCGCTCGCACCCACTACCGCGCCGACAAAGCCGTCCTGGTGACCAACACGAACATCACCGCGTCGGCCGAGACACGGCGCCGGGCACTAGCGGGGATCGGCGTCGACATCGCCCTGTGGCACGGAGCCACCCTGGACACCATCGGCCAGAGGATGCCTGACCACGTGCCCGCCCCGTACACGCTGCGGCCGTACCAGGAGCAGGCCGTGGCCGCGATCGAGCGGGACCTCGACGCCGAAGGGACGGCGCTGCTGGTGCTGGCGACGGGGCTGGGTAAGACGGTTGTCGGCGGCGAGGTCATCGGCGATCTCCTCGCCGCGCGTCCGGACGCGCGCGTCCTGGTCGTCGCGCACATGCGCGACCTGGTTGGCCAGCTGGAGAAGGCGCTGTGGCGGCATCTCCCGAAGAGCGTGCCCACCCGCCTTCTCACCGGTGAGAGCAAGCCCCGGGCCCTCGACGGCGTCGTCGTCGCGACGATCGAGTCGGCTCTCTCCGCCGTGCGGACGGGTTACGAACCCGACCTCATCATGATCGACGAGACTCATCACGTGGCCGAGACCGGCAGGTTTGCGAAACTCCTCGATCTGTGTGGGACTGCGGGGCGATTCGGTGTCACCGCCACCCCATGGCGTGGCGACAAGTTCGACATCACCGCCCGCTTCGGCCGCCCGAGCTTCAAGATGGGAATCGCCGAGGGCATGGCGGCGGGCTATCTGTCGGCCGTCGACTACAAGCTGTACGCGGACGGTGTCGACTGGGACTCCGTCCAGGACATCAGCCGTCACGGCTACTCCATCAAGGATCTGAACCGGCGCCTGTTCCTCCCCCAGCGGGACGAGGAGATCGTTGAACATCTGCGGACGGCCTGGCGGGAGACCGCCGAGCCCCGCGCCATCGTCTTCTGTCAGGCCATCGAGCACGCCGAGCACATGGCGGGCCTCCTCGCTGTCTCGGATCCAGCGTGGGCCAACACCTCCTACCTGCACAGTGGTCTGCCGAAGCGTCACCGTGACGTTCTGCTCAACGAGTTCCGCCTCGGCCGTGTCCCGGTAATCACCTGCGTTGACGTGTTCAACGAAGGTGTCGACGTACCCGACGTGAACCTAATCGCCTTCCTGCGCGTCACCCACAGCCGAAGAATCTTCGTGCAGCAGCTGGGCCGAGGACTGCGCCTGAGCCCCGGCAAGAAGGCCCTGAAGGTCCTCGACTTCGTGACCGACATCCGTCGCGCCGCCGCGGTGCTGAACCTGCGCCGGACGCTGGAAGCGGAGGAGACCGAGCACTTGGAACTCCCACATGTCTCCCGGATCGAGTTCCAAGACGAGACGGTCGGCTCCCTGATGGACATGTGGATCCAGGACGCCGCCGACCTCGAGACCGCGGCGGACGAGGTCCGCCTCCAGTTCCCCCTACCGAAAGGAATCCTGTGA
- a CDS encoding sigma factor-like helix-turn-helix DNA-binding protein, whose protein sequence is MSEWLVRAWETGIFDERERAVVAGRAEGRTLDEVGGVFGLSRERARQIQNGVRKQLVEMANIVQGDWRETVRAAGAGPAAPRGAFAAALGVVDHMALEELLIAAGLDAPRTWAGPLRGWWSADPGALGGALSRLIDIAPFRSDDLDRAASEAGLPLGLPLARLLSHSESRLAPNSDGHWVRRKARGRDAAYLWLLETGHPCRADELLAPMESTTVAAVREALRRDDRFRQIRPEGTWALAEWTHLRASTYASAVEAMVAVVTEMGPLTRAQLFARVTELYPVTPWRLKQCLLSDQLGETPDGLVDLVARGAHPFEEEEPAQPDTMAVEGQVLGVRIPVNQDILRGSGVNVHTWLTWRLGLRQAPMSRTFTPPGDHSPLVVRRGTSSAQISSLRRHALELEVVDGCVLAVLLRLDDGTARVGHGCAPDTCPARRTRAAAPPTVNV, encoded by the coding sequence ATGAGTGAGTGGCTGGTCAGGGCGTGGGAGACGGGGATCTTCGACGAGCGTGAGCGGGCCGTCGTCGCGGGCCGGGCCGAGGGTCGGACGTTGGACGAGGTCGGGGGAGTGTTCGGGCTGAGCCGCGAGCGCGCGCGCCAAATCCAGAACGGGGTGCGGAAGCAGCTTGTGGAGATGGCGAACATCGTCCAGGGCGATTGGCGGGAGACGGTCCGCGCCGCAGGCGCGGGGCCGGCCGCCCCGCGAGGAGCCTTCGCCGCCGCGCTTGGGGTCGTCGACCACATGGCGCTGGAGGAGCTGCTGATCGCTGCGGGGCTGGACGCGCCGCGCACTTGGGCGGGGCCCCTGCGCGGCTGGTGGAGTGCCGACCCCGGGGCGCTGGGCGGCGCCCTGAGTCGTCTCATCGACATCGCTCCCTTCCGTAGCGACGACCTTGACCGGGCGGCCTCCGAGGCCGGACTGCCCTTGGGTCTCCCCCTGGCCAGGCTTCTGAGCCACTCCGAGTCGCGGCTCGCCCCGAACTCCGACGGGCACTGGGTCCGCCGCAAGGCGCGAGGACGCGACGCCGCGTACCTGTGGCTGCTGGAGACTGGGCACCCCTGCCGGGCCGACGAACTGCTTGCCCCGATGGAGTCGACGACCGTCGCAGCCGTGCGGGAGGCTCTGCGCCGTGACGACCGGTTTCGACAGATCCGCCCCGAGGGCACTTGGGCCCTGGCCGAGTGGACGCACCTGCGCGCGTCCACGTACGCCTCTGCGGTGGAGGCGATGGTCGCGGTGGTCACCGAGATGGGCCCCCTAACTCGGGCGCAGCTGTTCGCCAGGGTGACGGAGCTGTACCCGGTCACCCCGTGGCGCCTGAAGCAGTGCCTGCTCAGTGACCAGCTCGGTGAAACCCCCGACGGCCTCGTCGACCTCGTCGCCCGCGGCGCCCACCCCTTCGAGGAGGAGGAGCCGGCCCAGCCGGACACGATGGCCGTCGAAGGCCAGGTGCTCGGCGTTCGGATCCCCGTGAACCAGGACATCCTGCGCGGCAGTGGCGTCAACGTACACACCTGGCTGACCTGGCGGCTCGGGCTGCGCCAAGCCCCAATGAGTCGCACGTTCACGCCGCCCGGTGACCACTCACCGCTCGTCGTCCGCCGCGGCACCAGCAGTGCCCAGATCTCCAGCCTGCGTCGCCACGCGCTTGAACTTGAGGTCGTTGATGGCTGCGTGCTCGCCGTCCTCCTCCGCCTCGACGACGGCACCGCGCGCGTCGGTCACGGCTGCGCGCCGGACACCTGCCCGGCGCGGCGGACGCGGGCCGCCGCGCCGCCGACGGTGAACGTCTGA